Proteins co-encoded in one Klebsiella michiganensis genomic window:
- a CDS encoding aldehyde dehydrogenase, producing the protein MKTIDTLYINGQHVTPHGTEVLTLIHPVSEQPVAQVRLADEEDTRLAIAAAKAAFPQMRLSSREQRMLWLQLLHDAMKAREGELVETMVDEYGCPVAFAQSTVARAYNSFLQAIDLLKDYSFETQAGMAKVVMEPLGVVGLITPWNANYGFIAGKLAMVIASGSTAVIKPSELSARQTALITECLHKAGLPDGAFNIVTGLGNVVGAEITRHPDVAKISFTGSTAVGKTIARDGAATMKRVTLELGGKSANVLLDDVDLDTAIPLALQVMSWNSGQACIAGTRLLVPANKLEEVKAQILKHLAILVPGNPRDPKTNIGAAVTARQYQRVQEYIRTGIAEGAELLCGGEGRPEGLESGYFVKPTVFVNVRNDMTIAQQEIFGPVLSVITYRDDAEAVQLANDTVYGLQAYVSGKNAERTAAIARQLIAGRVFVNGVYDEPLAPFGGFKQSGLGREFGTYGLEAYLEPKAIMGQ; encoded by the coding sequence ATGAAAACTATCGACACCCTCTATATTAATGGTCAGCACGTCACGCCCCACGGCACTGAAGTGCTGACCTTAATTCACCCGGTCAGCGAACAGCCTGTAGCGCAGGTTCGCCTGGCAGATGAAGAAGACACCCGTCTTGCCATCGCCGCTGCAAAAGCAGCTTTTCCGCAGATGCGTCTCTCCAGCCGCGAGCAAAGAATGCTTTGGCTGCAACTGCTGCACGACGCCATGAAAGCGCGTGAGGGTGAGCTGGTGGAGACCATGGTGGATGAATACGGCTGTCCGGTCGCCTTCGCCCAAAGCACCGTGGCGCGCGCTTACAATAGCTTCCTGCAGGCTATTGATCTGCTGAAGGACTACTCTTTTGAAACCCAGGCGGGGATGGCGAAAGTCGTCATGGAGCCGCTGGGCGTGGTCGGGCTTATTACCCCGTGGAACGCTAACTACGGTTTTATCGCCGGCAAACTGGCGATGGTGATTGCCTCCGGCAGCACTGCGGTTATTAAGCCGAGCGAGCTAAGCGCCCGACAAACGGCGCTAATCACTGAATGCTTGCACAAGGCCGGGCTGCCCGATGGCGCTTTCAATATCGTTACCGGCCTGGGCAATGTGGTTGGCGCGGAAATCACCCGTCACCCGGACGTGGCTAAAATTTCATTCACGGGCTCAACGGCGGTAGGCAAAACAATTGCCCGCGACGGGGCCGCAACCATGAAGCGCGTGACGCTGGAGCTCGGCGGGAAGTCCGCCAACGTGCTGCTTGACGACGTGGATCTCGACACTGCCATTCCGCTGGCGTTGCAGGTGATGAGCTGGAACAGTGGCCAGGCTTGTATAGCCGGCACGCGCCTGCTAGTGCCGGCAAACAAGCTGGAAGAAGTGAAGGCGCAGATCCTTAAGCACCTGGCTATTCTGGTACCAGGCAACCCAAGAGATCCAAAAACGAACATCGGAGCTGCCGTTACCGCCCGGCAGTATCAGCGTGTGCAGGAGTATATTCGCACCGGGATTGCTGAAGGTGCGGAGCTGCTGTGCGGCGGAGAAGGGCGTCCTGAAGGGCTGGAAAGCGGCTACTTTGTGAAACCGACAGTATTTGTTAACGTTCGCAATGATATGACCATCGCCCAGCAGGAAATTTTTGGCCCGGTGCTGTCGGTGATTACCTATCGCGATGATGCCGAAGCGGTGCAGCTAGCTAACGATACGGTTTACGGCCTGCAGGCCTACGTCAGCGGTAAAAATGCTGAACGCACTGCGGCAATTGCCCGCCAGCTTATCGCGGGACGCGTGTTCGTCAACGGCGTCTATGATGAACCCCTCGCGCCATTTGGCGGCTTTAAACAGTCCGGGCTTGGGCGTGAATTTGGCACTTACGGGCTGGAAGCGTATCTTGAACCCAAAGCCATCATGGGACAGTAA
- a CDS encoding AraC family transcriptional regulator: MQQPERPAGRIIEELHQRVARRYTPGSGGVKELGCALPWLSFIRIEQPTLLNRGMLSPSMCMVLQGSKKMLIGDNVTEYGPGSYSLAAVDMPVSGQVTRACEAEPYYGVRIDLDGKEIADLIMNMNVVLPDGNGEKTGAWVAAAEEELQAAFLRLVTLLDSPQHLHALAPLIKQEILYRLVIAPAGASFWKQALGWAQGKGVGEAINWIKENYAEPLVIDELAKRVGMSVSSLHHRFKALTIMSPLQYQKQLRLLEARRRLLSCEGDVASVAWKVGYDSPSQFNREYRRAFGASPLQDIDALRQQGTSF; this comes from the coding sequence ATGCAGCAACCAGAGCGGCCTGCGGGCCGCATTATTGAAGAACTTCACCAGCGCGTGGCCCGGCGTTACACACCGGGCAGCGGTGGAGTGAAAGAGTTGGGCTGCGCTCTGCCGTGGCTCAGCTTTATTCGCATCGAACAGCCGACATTGCTCAATCGAGGTATGCTTTCTCCTTCAATGTGCATGGTGCTGCAGGGCAGCAAAAAAATGCTAATCGGTGACAACGTCACGGAGTATGGCCCCGGCAGCTATTCGCTGGCTGCCGTGGATATGCCTGTGTCCGGGCAGGTGACCCGCGCCTGCGAAGCAGAGCCATACTACGGTGTGCGCATCGACCTCGACGGGAAAGAAATTGCCGACCTGATCATGAACATGAACGTGGTGCTGCCGGACGGCAACGGGGAGAAAACCGGGGCCTGGGTGGCCGCCGCAGAGGAAGAACTTCAGGCCGCTTTCCTGCGCCTGGTCACGCTGCTGGACAGCCCGCAGCATCTGCATGCCCTCGCGCCGCTCATCAAGCAAGAAATACTTTACCGGTTGGTCATTGCTCCCGCCGGCGCTTCATTCTGGAAACAGGCGCTGGGCTGGGCGCAGGGGAAAGGCGTGGGGGAAGCCATAAACTGGATCAAAGAGAATTACGCCGAGCCGCTGGTCATTGATGAGCTGGCGAAGCGCGTGGGCATGAGCGTGTCCAGCCTGCATCACCGCTTCAAAGCCCTGACTATCATGAGCCCGCTGCAGTACCAAAAACAGCTTCGTTTGCTGGAGGCCCGCCGCCGCTTATTGAGCTGCGAAGGCGATGTGGCAAGCGTTGCCTGGAAGGTGGGGTATGACTCCCCCTCCCAGTTTAATCGGGAGTATCGCCGGGCATTTGGGGCTTCTCCGCTGCAGGACATTGACGCCCTGCGTCAGCAGGGCACTTCGTTCTAA
- a CDS encoding trans-aconitate methyltransferase (catalyzes the formation of (E)-3-(methoxycarbonyl)pent-2-enedioate and S-adenosyl-L-homocysteine from S-adenosyl-L-methionine and trans-aconitate), with protein MQDWNPALYLQFEAERTRPAAELVARINHPGANTFTDLGCGPGNSTALLRNLAPNATITGLDNSPAMLAKASAALPDCRFEEADIASWQPAVKQDVIFANASLQWIASHKQVFPHLAAQLAGGGVLAVQMPDNWQEPTHTLMRQVADELGISRSSREALLTAQEYYDLLAESGCTVDIWRTTYFHVMPSARAIIEWLSSTGLRPYLNGLDAIQQEAFLERYHQLLQRAYRKQHDGSVLMPFPRLFIVARKNA; from the coding sequence ATGCAGGACTGGAACCCCGCGCTCTATTTGCAGTTTGAAGCTGAACGTACCCGCCCGGCCGCTGAGTTGGTTGCCCGAATTAACCACCCTGGCGCAAACACCTTTACCGATTTGGGCTGCGGCCCCGGCAACTCCACGGCCCTGCTGCGTAATCTGGCGCCGAACGCCACGATTACCGGGCTGGATAACTCCCCAGCGATGCTCGCCAAAGCCAGCGCCGCGCTGCCCGATTGCCGCTTTGAAGAAGCGGATATCGCCAGCTGGCAGCCTGCGGTGAAGCAGGACGTGATTTTCGCCAACGCTTCTCTGCAGTGGATTGCCAGCCATAAGCAGGTCTTCCCGCACCTGGCGGCGCAGCTGGCCGGCGGCGGCGTGCTGGCGGTACAAATGCCAGATAACTGGCAGGAACCCACGCATACCCTGATGCGCCAGGTTGCAGACGAACTGGGGATCTCACGCTCCAGTCGCGAAGCCTTGCTGACGGCTCAGGAGTATTACGATCTGCTGGCCGAAAGCGGCTGCACGGTGGATATCTGGCGCACGACGTATTTCCACGTCATGCCGTCCGCCCGGGCCATCATCGAATGGTTAAGCTCGACGGGCCTGCGCCCCTACCTGAACGGGCTGGACGCCATTCAGCAAGAAGCGTTTCTTGAGCGCTACCACCAGTTGCTACAGCGCGCCTACCGCAAGCAGCATGACGGGAGCGTGCTGATGCCGTTCCCACGCCTGTTTATTGTGGCGCGGAAAAACGCTTAG
- a CDS encoding selenoprotein YdfZ: MMTWDRNRNAITTGSRVLINGTGKTGLIKAIHGEGKNAEQIRRSKCVEVEGCEGQFEPTELFRLGLH; this comes from the coding sequence ATGATGACCTGGGACCGCAACCGTAACGCCATTACCACCGGCAGCCGCGTTTTGATTAACGGCACAGGCAAAACAGGGCTGATTAAAGCGATTCACGGCGAAGGTAAAAATGCCGAGCAAATTCGCCGCAGCAAATGTGTGGAAGTGGAAGGTTGTGAAGGGCAATTTGAACCGACGGAATTATTCCGTCTGGGTTTACACTGA